A window from Leptothermofonsia sichuanensis E412 encodes these proteins:
- a CDS encoding segregation/condensation protein A — protein MTLSLAQDAIAFLIDLAERGEIDPWDVKVIDVIDRFLSELTPQNVAGKPYEATLSQSGQAFLYASMLVLLKAESLSQTEVEEETSEMQEDGAFQELGELGESALPPFLERRLRRRAVAQPPQRRRVTLKELIDQIRSIAAALEEKAPRSRIRRPRPQSRSQAVRAIAQLAHQENLSEMAIALEHFFQENWATITQKQDWLDFELLLEFWTQIKSLNSAPESTTQPSPNHDRVGVFWALLLLTSQSKVELEQTEFYQDLKIRLLHDGSVPNEPGAHQPGFHEPGAAPPIPKSHALPD, from the coding sequence ATGACCCTTTCCCTGGCGCAGGACGCGATCGCCTTTCTGATTGATCTGGCAGAGCGGGGCGAAATTGACCCCTGGGATGTCAAGGTGATTGATGTCATTGATCGGTTTTTGAGTGAACTCACTCCCCAGAATGTGGCAGGAAAGCCCTATGAGGCAACGCTGTCCCAGTCAGGTCAGGCATTTTTGTATGCATCCATGCTGGTCCTGCTGAAGGCAGAAAGTTTATCTCAGACGGAGGTTGAGGAGGAAACCTCTGAAATGCAAGAAGATGGCGCATTTCAAGAACTGGGTGAATTGGGTGAGTCTGCCTTACCGCCTTTCCTGGAGCGTCGGCTACGTCGCCGGGCAGTCGCCCAACCGCCCCAACGTCGGCGAGTTACGCTGAAAGAACTGATTGACCAGATTCGTAGCATTGCGGCGGCTTTGGAAGAAAAGGCACCCCGCAGTCGTATCCGTCGCCCCCGTCCCCAATCTCGAAGTCAGGCTGTGCGGGCGATCGCCCAACTGGCTCACCAGGAAAATCTGTCAGAGATGGCGATCGCTCTGGAGCATTTTTTCCAGGAAAACTGGGCAACCATTACCCAAAAGCAAGACTGGCTGGACTTTGAACTGCTGCTGGAATTCTGGACTCAAATCAAGTCCCTCAATTCTGCACCAGAATCTACGACCCAGCCCTCTCCCAACCATGACCGGGTGGGTGTCTTCTGGGCACTTCTCCTGCTAACGTCCCAGTCGAAGGTTGAACTCGAACAGACGGAGTTTTATCAGGATCTCAAAATTCGGTTGCTGCACGATGGGTCTGTTCCCAACGAGCCTGGTGCCCATCAGCCTGGCTTCCATGAGCCTGGTGCTGCCCCTCCTATCCCCAAATCCCATGCCCTGCCGGATTAG
- a CDS encoding lipopolysaccharide assembly protein LapA domain-containing protein yields the protein MRQVNFVIIFVFSLALVLFGIENTEPAVIHVVKGVQLQAPLSIELILAMGIGAVLAWVFSVWTQLQKMLETSQEIRVKDTRIQELEEDVQRYRAEIQEQQRLLPAAKQTVEDTDAEVLTAQ from the coding sequence ATGCGACAAGTTAATTTCGTCATCATTTTCGTGTTCTCTCTGGCTCTCGTTCTATTTGGGATTGAGAACACTGAACCTGCGGTGATCCATGTTGTGAAAGGAGTGCAGCTACAGGCTCCCCTTTCCATTGAGTTGATTCTGGCCATGGGGATTGGGGCGGTTTTGGCCTGGGTGTTCAGCGTCTGGACGCAATTGCAGAAAATGTTAGAAACGAGTCAGGAAATTCGTGTCAAAGACACCCGCATTCAGGAACTGGAGGAAGACGTGCAGCGCTATCGGGCAGAGATTCAGGAGCAACAACGCTTGCTTCCGGCTGCCAAGCAGACGGTTGAAGATACCGATGCAGAGGTGCTGACAGCCCAGTAG
- a CDS encoding AI-2E family transporter: protein MHRSVKPQRLLVLGLIGPIVALNVWLLSQIFRYFEHLITLLVIAAILAFLLNYPVRLFQYLRLSRSQAVTVVLLVTFAVLVLAGLTLVPLVTIQTTQLVNKIPEWLEASRQNLDAFDFWAKRHNLPLDLKGFSGRINTQIESQLQTLASQAVGLALGTLSGIIDTILVLVLAFYMLLYGGRLWQGSINLFPPQIGIPLSESLRLNFQNFFITQILLAIFMAIALIPIFISMQVPFALLFAILIGISELIPFIGAALGIGLVTLVVMLQDVGLGLQVGIAATILHQIRDNILAPRMMGDFIGLNPIWIVIALLVGLQIAGFLGVVIAVPIAGTIKGTLEVILGIQSQELGKESIPEQPLEGELGDEG from the coding sequence ATGCACCGTTCAGTCAAGCCCCAACGTCTGCTAGTTTTAGGTCTGATCGGTCCAATCGTGGCTCTTAACGTCTGGCTGCTGAGTCAAATCTTTCGCTACTTTGAGCATCTGATTACGTTGCTGGTAATTGCGGCGATTCTGGCTTTTCTGCTCAACTATCCCGTGCGCCTGTTTCAATATCTCCGCTTGAGCCGGTCACAGGCAGTCACCGTCGTGTTGCTGGTTACCTTCGCGGTGCTGGTGCTGGCCGGGTTGACCCTGGTTCCCCTGGTTACAATCCAGACCACCCAGCTTGTCAATAAAATTCCCGAATGGTTGGAAGCCAGTCGCCAAAACCTGGATGCCTTCGATTTTTGGGCAAAAAGACATAACCTGCCCCTGGATTTGAAAGGTTTCAGTGGTCGGATTAATACTCAGATTGAAAGCCAGCTACAAACCCTGGCAAGTCAGGCAGTTGGACTGGCGCTGGGCACCCTAAGCGGGATCATAGACACGATTCTGGTGCTGGTGCTGGCATTTTACATGCTGCTTTATGGTGGTCGTCTCTGGCAAGGCTCAATCAATTTGTTCCCACCCCAGATTGGAATCCCCCTGAGTGAATCCCTGCGTCTAAACTTTCAGAACTTTTTCATCACCCAGATCCTGCTGGCAATTTTTATGGCGATCGCCCTGATCCCCATATTTATATCCATGCAGGTGCCTTTTGCATTGCTGTTTGCCATTCTGATTGGGATTTCAGAACTCATCCCCTTTATTGGTGCGGCATTAGGAATTGGTCTGGTAACCCTGGTCGTGATGCTACAAGATGTGGGATTAGGATTACAGGTCGGGATTGCTGCCACCATTCTGCATCAGATCCGGGACAACATTCTGGCTCCTCGCATGATGGGAGACTTCATTGGACTCAACCCCATCTGGATTGTGATTGCCCTTCTGGTCGGACTTCAGATTGCAGGGTTTCTGGGGGTCGTCATTGCAGTTCCCATCGCCGGAACCATTAAAGGCACGCTGGAGGTCATTTTAGGAATTCAGTCCCAGGAATTGGGGAAAGAATCCATTCCTGAACAACCCCTGGAGGGGGAATTGGGGGATGAAGGTTGA
- a CDS encoding DUF3153 domain-containing protein: protein MVQPIHWFRKHGSVSQALQLPLLVIILLVSLVLSGCVQCDIAIQFDHASQGRIVQRVQVSERLNPSGGATTQQWLAEIERRSRHLGGRVERLPGQALMVTIPFSNQHELEARFNEFFNPLEERGSALPVKDLPQVESRLQASRSNFLLVERNWLQYDLDLRSLGILSARGDLILSPGSLIDVEFRLNTPWGARSASYPSIQPEVRQGGKELVWQLVPGELNHLEAVFWLPSPLGIGALVIALLVITGIYLRYPQRFYGKSPSPTQTASSKPNVLT from the coding sequence ATGGTTCAACCTATCCACTGGTTTCGGAAGCACGGCTCTGTCAGCCAGGCTCTGCAATTGCCCCTGCTGGTCATCATTCTTCTGGTTTCACTGGTTCTGTCTGGTTGTGTGCAGTGTGATATTGCCATTCAGTTTGACCACGCCAGCCAGGGCAGAATTGTGCAACGGGTTCAGGTGTCAGAACGCTTGAATCCGTCTGGTGGTGCGACCACTCAACAGTGGTTAGCAGAAATCGAGCGACGCAGCCGCCATTTGGGAGGACGGGTGGAACGGCTTCCGGGGCAGGCTCTGATGGTGACCATTCCTTTCAGTAACCAGCATGAGTTGGAAGCCAGGTTCAACGAGTTCTTTAATCCGCTGGAAGAGCGTGGGTCAGCGCTTCCAGTTAAGGATCTGCCTCAGGTAGAGTCCCGCTTACAGGCCAGCCGTAGCAACTTTTTGCTGGTTGAACGGAACTGGCTCCAGTACGATCTGGACCTGCGATCGCTGGGCATCCTCTCCGCCAGAGGCGACCTGATTCTGAGTCCTGGCTCCCTGATTGACGTGGAGTTTCGCCTCAACACTCCCTGGGGTGCTCGCAGTGCCAGCTACCCGTCAATTCAACCTGAAGTGCGTCAGGGAGGAAAAGAACTTGTCTGGCAACTGGTTCCTGGGGAGCTAAATCATTTAGAAGCAGTCTTCTGGCTGCCCAGTCCCCTCGGAATTGGTGCCTTGGTGATTGCCCTGCTGGTGATTACGGGCATTTATCTCCGCTATCCCCAGCGGTTTTATGGAAAATCACCATCCCCAACTCAAACTGCCAGTTCTAAACCAAATGTATTAACCTGA
- a CDS encoding DNA polymerase III subunit delta', with product MSPFNSLIGQPQAVELLTQAVRRNKIAPAYLFAGPSGVGRGLAAACFIELLFGAGLAGSSKTLKSRICQRNHPDLLWVEPTYLHQGKRLSAAEATAAGIKRKSPPLIRLEQVREITHFLARSPLEAPRSVVVIEQAETMAEAPANGLLKTLEEPGQATLILIAPGVEALLPTLVSRCQRIPFYRLSNEAIAEVLRQVGQADILEHPQLLQLAAGSPGDAIAHWQQLQEIPPDLLDAVTRLPRSPRAALELARQIDRAIDTEAQLWLVDYLQQNYWQQIRQELETCALPNFGPLQQLEKAREHLRRYVQPRLVWEVALLGMVRSEGNRHAGRSQGN from the coding sequence ATGTCTCCCTTCAATTCACTAATTGGGCAGCCTCAGGCTGTCGAACTATTAACCCAGGCAGTCAGGCGGAACAAAATTGCCCCCGCTTACCTGTTTGCGGGACCGTCCGGGGTGGGGCGGGGGCTGGCAGCAGCCTGTTTTATTGAGTTATTGTTTGGGGCAGGTCTGGCAGGTTCCAGCAAAACCCTGAAAAGTCGGATTTGTCAGCGCAACCATCCCGATCTGCTCTGGGTGGAACCAACCTATCTGCACCAGGGGAAGCGTCTATCAGCGGCAGAAGCTACTGCCGCAGGGATAAAGCGCAAGTCTCCACCCTTAATCCGGTTGGAGCAGGTGCGGGAGATCACTCACTTTCTGGCTCGCTCACCCCTGGAGGCGCCTCGATCGGTGGTGGTGATTGAGCAGGCAGAGACAATGGCAGAGGCACCGGCAAATGGTTTGTTAAAAACCCTGGAGGAACCGGGGCAGGCAACTCTGATTTTGATTGCACCGGGGGTAGAAGCCCTGTTGCCTACCCTGGTTTCGCGCTGTCAGCGAATCCCCTTCTATCGATTGTCTAATGAAGCGATCGCGGAAGTTCTTCGTCAGGTGGGCCAGGCAGACATCCTGGAGCATCCCCAGCTATTACAGTTAGCCGCGGGCAGTCCGGGAGACGCGATCGCCCACTGGCAACAACTTCAAGAGATTCCCCCCGATTTACTGGACGCTGTGACGCGCCTCCCCCGTTCTCCCCGGGCTGCCCTGGAACTGGCGCGGCAGATTGATCGGGCGATCGATACAGAGGCCCAACTCTGGCTGGTTGATTACCTTCAACAAAATTACTGGCAGCAGATCCGGCAGGAATTGGAAACCTGCGCCCTCCCCAATTTTGGACCATTGCAACAACTGGAGAAAGCCCGCGAACATCTGCGCCGCTATGTCCAACCCCGGTTAGTTTGGGAAGTGGCGCTTTTGGGGATGGTGAGGAGTGAGGGGAATCGTCACGCCGGACGCTCCCAGGGGAACTGA
- the tmk gene encoding dTMP kinase — translation MKEKQGRLIVFEGVEGSGKSTQLRRLQQWFIDSGWQRLLNAAGHCPRLILTREPGGTELGSRIRQLLLGDQTQEPMQDRAELLLYAADRAQHVDGLLKPGLAEGAIILCDRYTDSTVAYQGYGRGLDLDLIHRLNQIATRGLESDLTLWLDLDAAVGLARTRQRGTCDRMEQADLAFHQRVQQGFAILAQTYPQRIVRIDASRPEFEVAGQIQTVLSQRFEAWYGMKARR, via the coding sequence ATGAAAGAAAAGCAAGGCAGACTGATTGTGTTTGAGGGGGTTGAAGGTAGTGGCAAGTCTACCCAACTGCGGCGATTGCAGCAATGGTTCATCGATAGCGGATGGCAACGGTTGTTGAACGCAGCCGGGCATTGCCCGCGGCTGATCCTTACCCGTGAGCCGGGAGGAACTGAGCTGGGTTCCAGGATTCGCCAGCTATTGTTGGGGGACCAGACTCAGGAACCCATGCAAGACCGGGCAGAGTTACTGTTGTATGCAGCGGATCGGGCACAACATGTGGATGGGTTGCTCAAACCTGGGCTGGCAGAGGGTGCGATTATCCTGTGCGATCGCTATACTGATTCCACAGTTGCCTATCAGGGCTATGGTCGGGGACTGGATCTGGACCTCATCCACCGGCTGAATCAAATTGCTACCCGTGGGCTGGAAAGCGACCTCACCCTCTGGCTAGATCTGGATGCCGCCGTCGGATTGGCCAGGACACGCCAGAGGGGAACCTGCGATCGCATGGAACAGGCAGATCTTGCTTTTCATCAACGTGTTCAGCAGGGATTTGCGATCCTGGCCCAGACCTATCCCCAGCGCATTGTTCGGATTGATGCCAGCCGCCCAGAATTCGAGGTGGCTGGACAAATTCAGACGGTTCTGAGTCAACGGTTTGAGGCATGGTATGGCATGAAAGCCAGGCGATAG
- a CDS encoding FHA domain-containing protein, with protein sequence MPSEPHLNHLLIIEDDKGRREYILDRSVYSIGRDPKCDIRLVSQFVSRRHATLVQLLNEDGTYYYRIVDGNLKGKPSANGLLINGRKLQAHDLQNEDEIVFGPQVRAIYYLLKRDAILTVPPDEFDITLIHPGMVGDPED encoded by the coding sequence ATGCCCTCCGAACCGCACCTGAACCACCTGCTCATTATTGAGGATGACAAAGGACGGCGGGAATACATTCTTGATCGTTCTGTCTACTCCATCGGTAGAGACCCGAAGTGTGACATCCGCCTGGTCTCCCAGTTTGTTTCGCGGCGTCATGCGACGCTGGTACAGCTTCTTAATGAAGACGGTACTTACTATTACCGAATCGTCGATGGTAACTTGAAAGGCAAGCCCAGTGCGAATGGGCTACTGATCAATGGGCGCAAATTGCAGGCCCATGATCTCCAGAATGAAGATGAAATTGTATTTGGTCCTCAGGTTCGAGCAATCTACTATCTCTTGAAGCGGGATGCCATTTTGACGGTTCCACCAGATGAATTTGACATTACTCTGATTCACCCTGGTATGGTGGGCGATCCCGAAGATTGA
- a CDS encoding FHA domain-containing protein, translated as MSQAPRNAQRMPPEPSQKHLLIIEDDKGSRQLVLDEPVYSIGRDLDCDIRLASLFVSRRHATLVRVSMGDGDYTYRIVDGDLDGQRSANGLLINGKQLQSHDLQNEDKVVFGPRVQFTYFYLSRDPAPTEPPDGIFDDVTLINPRTADKSRPLDSLEIPLSRPPRQLNLIRRRVQSLLGFLNLNREERLRFRSERSQ; from the coding sequence ATGTCTCAAGCCCCTCGTAATGCTCAGCGAATGCCTCCAGAACCGAGCCAAAAGCACCTGCTAATTATTGAAGACGACAAAGGCAGTCGTCAATTAGTCCTGGATGAACCTGTCTACTCAATTGGGCGAGATCTGGATTGTGATATTCGTTTAGCCTCTCTATTCGTTTCTCGTCGCCATGCCACACTGGTGCGGGTATCAATGGGTGATGGGGACTATACTTACCGAATTGTAGATGGCGATCTGGACGGACAGCGCAGTGCCAATGGTCTTTTAATCAATGGCAAACAACTTCAGTCTCACGACTTGCAAAATGAAGACAAGGTCGTGTTTGGACCTCGAGTTCAGTTCACCTACTTTTATCTGAGTCGAGATCCCGCCCCGACTGAACCGCCTGACGGCATTTTTGATGATGTTACGCTCATTAATCCCAGAACCGCTGATAAGTCCCGCCCTCTGGACTCTCTGGAGATTCCCCTGAGCAGACCGCCACGGCAGCTTAACCTAATTCGCAGACGAGTCCAGTCTCTCCTGGGGTTCTTGAACCTCAATCGCGAGGAACGACTGCGGTTCAGAAGTGAGCGATCGCAATAA
- a CDS encoding heavy metal translocating P-type ATPase: MPPIPETPLVPLAPDTQTSDTQAPDRPAASTTLDVSGMKCAGCVRAVEKRLHQQSGVISASVNLVTEVAVVEYDARLVSPEVLAETLTAAGFPAQPRYPNAPCAEESASEEPVFTDLEAKRRLESQQQMGRLAISALLLVFSSLGHIGQLGGFTIPGLNNIWLHCGLATAALVGPGRSMLADGWRGLRQQAPNMNTLVSLGTLTAYTTSLVALLFPQLGWECFFDEPVMLVGFILLGRTLEQKAKNRAASAFQALLSLQPKVARRIPGGGQPSEALNPPARQEFLPPGIGSQMPDQAEEQPWASNSPLPTQNWVEIPADRVCIGEWLQILPGDKIPVDGQIVAGQTTVDESMLTGEPLPVLKQAGDRVAAGTLNQTGTVILQATRTGKDTTLAQIIAMVESAQTRKAPIQALADRVAGYFTYGVMAIAALTFCFWYLVGTRLWSPGVLSTGQWAIGADHALAHHLLPDSSPLTPHLSPLLLSLKLAIAVLVIACPCALGLATPTAILVGSGIGAERGLLIRGGDILERVHALDTIILDKTGTLTSGQPSVTDCIPLDPAAPMPDQPAPSHSLSASPLYPSTPAALLQLAASVESGTRHPLALAIGQQAEREGLSLLPAKNFVTEPGFGVAATVRLTEPAAEIRIVLGTPGWLAQNGVTVGEPATEQAAAIARAGKTVIYMAAEGKLIGLIAVADALRPDAAITVQALQRMGLKVLLLTGDRQEVAQAIAHSLGLPPESVLADIPPDGKAKTIAHLQAQGSKVAMVGDGINDAPALAQADVGLALHSGTDVAIETAGIILMRDRLHDVVEAIRLSRATFNKIRQNLFWAFAYNFVGIPLAAGVLLPTWGILLSPAAAGAMMALSSISVVMNSLLLYLTFASPDTHSL, from the coding sequence ATGCCACCCATCCCAGAAACTCCCCTTGTTCCCCTGGCTCCAGATACACAGACTTCAGATACACAGGCTCCAGATAGACCTGCGGCAAGCACGACTCTGGATGTCAGCGGTATGAAGTGTGCCGGTTGTGTCAGGGCGGTGGAAAAACGACTACATCAACAATCGGGCGTGATTTCTGCCTCGGTTAATCTGGTCACAGAAGTCGCCGTTGTGGAATACGACGCCAGGCTGGTCAGCCCAGAGGTGCTGGCAGAAACCTTAACGGCAGCAGGCTTTCCGGCTCAACCCCGGTATCCGAATGCTCCATGCGCAGAAGAATCTGCTTCAGAAGAACCCGTTTTCACGGATCTGGAAGCAAAGCGGCGGTTGGAGTCTCAGCAGCAGATGGGCAGGCTGGCGATCTCCGCCCTCCTGCTGGTCTTTTCTTCGCTTGGCCACATTGGACAACTGGGTGGTTTTACCATTCCTGGACTCAACAATATCTGGTTGCACTGTGGGCTGGCAACGGCTGCCCTGGTGGGACCGGGGCGTTCCATGCTGGCAGATGGCTGGCGCGGATTGCGCCAGCAGGCCCCCAATATGAATACGCTTGTCAGCCTGGGGACGTTGACCGCTTACACAACCAGTCTGGTGGCGCTTCTGTTCCCCCAACTGGGCTGGGAATGCTTCTTTGATGAGCCAGTGATGCTGGTTGGGTTCATCCTCCTGGGGCGGACGCTGGAACAGAAGGCAAAAAATCGGGCGGCATCTGCGTTTCAGGCGCTGTTGTCGCTTCAGCCGAAAGTGGCAAGACGGATTCCAGGGGGAGGGCAACCCTCAGAAGCATTAAACCCACCGGCCAGGCAGGAATTTCTGCCGCCAGGAATCGGGAGTCAGATGCCAGACCAGGCAGAGGAACAGCCGTGGGCTTCCAACTCCCCTCTGCCTACCCAAAACTGGGTTGAGATTCCTGCCGATCGCGTCTGCATCGGTGAATGGTTACAGATTCTTCCTGGTGACAAGATCCCAGTAGATGGGCAGATTGTTGCAGGGCAGACGACAGTGGATGAGTCTATGCTGACGGGGGAACCTTTGCCGGTTTTGAAGCAGGCAGGCGATCGGGTTGCCGCAGGCACGTTAAATCAAACGGGTACGGTCATCCTGCAAGCCACCCGGACTGGCAAGGACACGACCCTGGCACAAATTATTGCCATGGTGGAAAGCGCCCAGACCCGCAAAGCCCCAATTCAGGCGTTAGCAGATAGGGTCGCCGGATATTTTACCTATGGCGTGATGGCGATCGCTGCCCTCACATTTTGTTTCTGGTACCTGGTTGGTACTCGTCTCTGGTCCCCAGGGGTGCTCTCCACTGGGCAGTGGGCAATTGGAGCTGATCATGCCCTGGCACATCACCTCCTCCCTGACTCCTCACCCCTGACTCCTCACCTCTCCCCCCTGTTGTTGAGTCTTAAACTGGCGATCGCGGTCCTCGTCATTGCCTGCCCCTGCGCTTTAGGACTGGCAACTCCCACGGCGATCCTGGTCGGTTCAGGGATTGGAGCGGAACGGGGACTTCTGATCCGCGGGGGCGACATTTTAGAGCGGGTTCATGCCCTCGATACGATTATTCTGGACAAAACTGGCACGCTGACATCAGGTCAGCCCTCGGTCACAGACTGTATCCCCCTGGACCCGGCTGCCCCGATGCCGGATCAACCTGCTCCCTCCCATTCCCTCTCCGCTTCGCCCCTTTACCCCTCCACTCCGGCTGCGCTGCTCCAGCTTGCTGCCAGCGTTGAGAGTGGCACACGCCACCCCCTTGCTCTTGCCATTGGGCAACAGGCGGAACGGGAAGGGCTGTCTCTTCTACCCGCCAAAAACTTTGTCACGGAGCCTGGGTTTGGAGTAGCCGCCACCGTCAGGCTGACTGAACCAGCGGCAGAAATTCGTATAGTTCTGGGCACTCCTGGATGGCTGGCGCAAAATGGAGTCACGGTGGGCGAACCGGCCACAGAGCAGGCAGCCGCCATTGCCAGGGCTGGGAAAACGGTAATTTACATGGCGGCTGAGGGAAAACTGATTGGGCTGATTGCAGTGGCAGATGCCCTCCGCCCCGATGCCGCCATTACCGTGCAGGCGTTGCAGCGGATGGGGCTTAAGGTTTTGTTACTGACAGGTGACCGGCAAGAAGTGGCTCAGGCGATCGCCCATTCCCTGGGGTTACCGCCTGAATCAGTCCTGGCAGACATACCACCCGATGGCAAAGCAAAGACCATTGCCCACCTTCAGGCTCAGGGCAGCAAAGTCGCAATGGTGGGAGATGGGATCAACGATGCCCCTGCTCTGGCTCAAGCGGATGTTGGACTGGCGCTTCACTCTGGTACCGATGTTGCCATTGAAACGGCTGGAATTATTCTGATGCGCGATCGCCTGCATGATGTGGTTGAAGCCATTCGCCTGAGTCGTGCTACTTTCAACAAAATTCGTCAAAATCTGTTCTGGGCATTTGCCTATAACTTTGTGGGAATTCCTCTGGCTGCCGGTGTGCTATTGCCTACCTGGGGTATTCTGTTGAGTCCTGCTGCCGCAGGCGCTATGATGGCCTTGAGTTCGATTAGTGTTGTGATGAATTCCCTGTTGCTTTATCTGACCTTTGCCTCGCCGGACACCCACTCGCTATGA
- a CDS encoding CPBP family intramembrane glutamic endopeptidase — protein sequence MTFKRLILIVLTVGVVFSVGLRLWQSWSQPQFQSRLELFQTNLVLQASTYQGDDPNLDSARRALLGAEPIKIAAKEYQTFRQSVVKNLDQTQSLLAASPGGSETLQLTRSRQQQLALELDLRLGILQVSQGQTKEAQQTWAEVIQPAGSEPDLESLSKTAGTLAGLWNQPPQLMPDAESRLKKNLDGWFRYQALSQLYQLQQRQDALAALQLEQQQAAGRAYRSLALVGGIPVLGCLIGGGILLFLLGQWLVQRKQSLLSPAGMAAWTVPWERELIWEVLIFGFFLVGQILLPLVLQLVQGASGFNLALLSVRGKAVYILMDYILLTIGGLGVLYFLIQPFFPLPEGWFRFNFKGNWFWWGLGGYFAALPLVIVVSLVNQAIWKGQGGSNPLLPIALESRDNVALFIFFLTAGVAAPLFEETLFRGFLLPSLTRYFSIWGAIALSALVFAVAHLNLSEVLPLTTLGMVLGFVYVRSRNLLASMLLHGLWNSGTLLSLIILGNTG from the coding sequence ATGACATTCAAGCGATTAATTTTGATTGTGCTAACGGTGGGCGTGGTGTTCTCCGTTGGCTTAAGGCTATGGCAAAGCTGGAGTCAGCCTCAATTTCAGAGTCGATTGGAGCTTTTTCAAACGAATCTGGTGCTCCAGGCATCCACCTATCAGGGAGATGATCCCAATCTGGATTCTGCTCGCAGAGCTTTGCTGGGAGCCGAACCGATTAAGATTGCAGCCAAAGAGTACCAGACTTTTCGCCAATCGGTGGTAAAGAATTTAGATCAGACCCAATCTTTACTGGCGGCATCCCCTGGTGGATCAGAAACGCTTCAGTTAACCCGATCAAGGCAGCAACAACTGGCACTGGAACTGGATTTGAGACTGGGCATTTTGCAGGTCAGTCAGGGGCAAACAAAGGAAGCCCAACAAACCTGGGCAGAGGTGATTCAACCGGCAGGCTCTGAACCAGATCTGGAATCGCTGAGTAAAACAGCCGGAACTCTCGCTGGTTTGTGGAATCAGCCTCCCCAGCTTATGCCTGACGCCGAATCACGGCTGAAAAAAAATCTGGATGGGTGGTTTCGTTATCAGGCACTATCCCAGCTTTATCAGTTACAACAACGTCAGGATGCTCTGGCTGCCCTCCAACTGGAGCAACAGCAGGCAGCCGGACGGGCGTACAGGAGCCTGGCATTGGTGGGGGGAATTCCTGTCCTGGGTTGTTTGATTGGGGGAGGGATTTTGTTGTTTCTGCTGGGACAATGGCTGGTACAGCGGAAACAGTCACTCCTCTCTCCTGCCGGGATGGCAGCCTGGACAGTCCCCTGGGAGAGGGAGTTGATCTGGGAGGTGTTAATTTTTGGGTTTTTCCTGGTTGGGCAAATTTTGTTACCCCTTGTGTTGCAGCTGGTACAGGGGGCATCCGGGTTTAATCTGGCTCTTTTGAGTGTGCGAGGAAAAGCTGTCTACATCCTGATGGACTACATTTTGCTGACCATCGGCGGGCTGGGCGTTCTTTACTTTCTGATCCAGCCTTTTTTCCCGCTGCCGGAGGGCTGGTTCCGGTTCAACTTCAAGGGCAATTGGTTCTGGTGGGGGCTGGGGGGCTATTTTGCAGCCTTACCCCTGGTGATTGTGGTGTCGCTGGTGAATCAGGCAATCTGGAAAGGGCAGGGAGGCAGCAATCCGCTGTTACCGATCGCCCTGGAAAGCAGAGACAATGTGGCGCTCTTCATTTTTTTCCTGACGGCGGGGGTGGCGGCTCCCCTGTTTGAGGAAACCCTGTTTCGTGGTTTTCTGCTCCCTTCTCTGACCCGCTATTTCTCGATATGGGGGGCGATCGCCCTCAGTGCACTCGTCTTCGCAGTTGCCCACCTCAATCTCTCAGAGGTGCTGCCGCTGACTACACTGGGAATGGTGTTGGGTTTTGTTTACGTGCGATCGCGCAATTTGCTTGCCTCCATGCTGCTCCACGGACTGTGGAACAGTGGTACCCTGCTCAGCCTGATTATTTTGGGGAATACGGGCTGA